AGAGATATCCCTAACTGGTATGAAAATAGTCTGCTAAAACATTATGAAGATACATACTTCCCAGAGCATATGGAGAACGCAGGCAGAGCCTCTTATGTGGACCGCAATCAAGAAATGATTAACCAAAGCAAATTCTGCGTGGTTTATTACGATAAAGATTATCTTCCACCAAGGCGTAAAAACAGCAGACGTGATTTATTCGACTACCAACCCAAAAGCGGAAACGCTGTTGCCTATGAATATGCTAAAAGGAAAGGAGTGAAAATAACTAATATAATAAATTTATAATAGTATAAATCGGTGAAAAATTTGAAAAGTATATTATTGTTTGATGGTAAAATAATATAAGCGAAGGAGTTGTCATATATGAAAAATATTACTGTTGACTTAATAAATGATTATAAAAAACATCTAAATAGAGAAGAAAAATCTCAAGCAACGCTTGAAAAATATGTTCGTGATATTACTGCATTTAAGGTTTGGATGAAGGATAGCGAACTAACAAAAGAAAAGGTTCTTGATTATAAGAGTTATTTAACAGAAAACTACGCTCCTGCAAGCGTAAATTCAATGTTATCATCAATTAATAGCTTTTTTGAGTATAATGAATGGTATGAACTGCGAGTTCGTTCGTTGAAAATACAAAAGAAAATATTTGCCGATAAAGACAAGGAGTTGTCTAAGGCGGAATATGAAAGGTTGCTTAAAGCCGCAAAGAGAAAAAATAATGAACAGCTTAATTTGTTAATGCAGACGATTTGCAGTACGGGCATAAGAGTGTCGGAATTGCGAGCAATTACCGTTTCGGCAATTAAGTCCCGTCAGGCAACAATCAACTGTAAAGGAAAGATGAGAGTTATTATTTTGCCGAACGAGCTTTGTAAAATGCTTATGCGATATATTAAAAAGCGGAATATAATAAGCGGTGCAGTATTCGTAACACGAAACGGCAGACCGCTTGACAGAAGCAATATATGGAGATTAATGAAAAATTTGTGTGAAGATGCAGGTGTATCTAAGAACAAAGTATTTCCGCACAATTTACGTCATCTTTTTGCAAGAACCTACTATTCTCTTGAAAAAGACATTGTTCGCTTGGCTGATATTCTTGGTCACTCGAGCGTTAACACCACCC
The Clostridia bacterium genome window above contains:
- a CDS encoding tyrosine-type recombinase/integrase, with the translated sequence MKNITVDLINDYKKHLNREEKSQATLEKYVRDITAFKVWMKDSELTKEKVLDYKSYLTENYAPASVNSMLSSINSFFEYNEWYELRVRSLKIQKKIFADKDKELSKAEYERLLKAAKRKNNEQLNLLMQTICSTGIRVSELRAITVSAIKSRQATINCKGKMRVIILPNELCKMLMRYIKKRNIISGAVFVTRNGRPLDRSNIWRLMKNLCEDAGVSKNKVFPHNLRHLFARTYYSLEKDIVRLADILGHSSVNTTRIYTMADSEIHRKQIQRLGLLRC